A genomic window from Nicotiana sylvestris chromosome 11, ASM39365v2, whole genome shotgun sequence includes:
- the LOC104221331 gene encoding uncharacterized protein isoform X3, with translation MWGKDITAQGRYTSIYIFGGLVEECPEAALKYCDVFLPLFLDASNDECPTIRQCALYGLGLYAEYGGSVFKPFVREATSRINVVIMHFRARELENEHAYDNAVPALGKICQFHRESIDSAQVHVLQLSNLMERQ, from the exons ATGTGG GGAAAAGATATAACAGCTCAAGGGAGATATACATCAATTTATATCTTTGGTGGTCTTGTCGAGGAGTGCCCTGAAGCGGCTCTAAA GTACTGTGATGTATTTCTACCATTGTTCTTGGATGCAAGCAATGACGAATGCCCGACTATTAGACAG TGTGCTCTTTATGGACTTGGGCTTTATGCGGAATATGGTGGTTCTGTTTTCAAACCTTTTGTTAGAG AGGCTACTTCAAGGATAAATGTAGTGATAATGCATTTTCGGGCTCGTGAACTTGAGAATGAACATGCATATGATAATGCTGTTCCTGCACTTGGTAAGATATGCCAGTTTCACCGGGAAAGTATTGACTCAGCCCAG gtacatgttctacaactctcaaatttaatggaaaggcagtaa
- the LOC104221331 gene encoding uncharacterized protein isoform X2, protein MFKNLEQLVNMVLNCLQDPHPRVRLAACEAIARLSKFFCPNFQEQYHNQVVPALTAAVNDKHERVQACAAGALSAFCGLVKPETLISYLDGIVNKLLALLQNGEQMVQEEALWALSRIAQCVGEHFRTYYDTVMPHLKAVSIKTDLNLILRARAMEALLGLLVARRNLEKTQSRHVLEFAIAWNRIFFLI, encoded by the exons ATGTTTAAGAATCTGGAGCAACTAGTGAATATGGTTCTTAATTGTCTCCAAGATCCTCATCCTCGAGTCAGATTGGCTGCTTGCGAGGCAATTGCCCGGTTGTCGAAGTTCTTCTGTCCAAATTTTCAAGAACAATACCATAACCAAGTAGTTCCTGCATTAACTGCAGCTGTTAATGATAAACATGAACGAGTGCAG gCATGTGCCGCGGGAGCTCTCTCAGCTTTCTGTGGGCTCGTTAAGCCAGAAACTTTGATATCTTACCTAGATGGAATAGTTAACAAACTGCTTGCACTTCTACAG AATGGTGAACAAATGGTCCAAGAAGAAGCATTATGGGCACTGTCTCGTATAGCTCAATGTGTTGGG GAGCACTTCCGGACCTATTATGATACTGTTATGCCACACTTGAAAGCTGTATCAATAAAGACAGATCTTAATCTCATTCTTCGTGCCAGAGCAATGGAGGCTTTGTTGGGTTTGCTGGTGGCAAGGAGAAATTTAGAGAAGACGCAGAGCAG GCATGTACTAGAATTTGCAATTGCCTGGAACAGGATTTTCTTCCTTATATGA
- the LOC104221331 gene encoding uncharacterized protein isoform X1, translated as MDSELTQLQKDQMEAILGPDSEPFETFISDHIESSEEKDSEAKSMFEMMKQKDPDSFALKLAEFLGPSHDLYYREECAVLLNKLLTDDDDDDLCTWRNLSLSTRSTIKYIMLNRMSLEESEFIMLELSNTVSKLAASLLPNNKWPELFPFLYQCLTDDSTSNNYLKFCSFLVFGMLADDIGETIVPCIKNLHPLFLNTLNDDTLFLNVRIAATRAAISFIQCVPANSNENEWFQDLLPGMMRTLTDGLSIGDQEDLARYVLYFFIELAKNEPRFFRRQLVVVVGSVSDIAEDEKLQERTRHLAVEFLITLVEARERTPGMMKKLPLFISRCFTMLLNLLLDIKDDPAWHNAKDVDDDTGTTSNYHVVKKCLERFSIALGGKSISYIAIEQLCAYAAAPDWKKRHAALFALA; from the coding sequence ATGGATAGCGAGTTGACTCAGCTCCAAAAGGACCAGATGGAGGCCATTCTTGGGCCTGACTCTGAGCCATTTGAAACCTTTATTTCCGATCACATAGAGAGCTCCGAGGAAAAAGATTCGGAGGCTAAGTCAATGTTCGAGATGATGAAGCAGAAGGATCCTGACTCCTTTGCTCTTAAGCTTGCTGAGTTTCTTGGCCCTTCCCACGACCTTTATTACCGTGAAGAGTGTGCTGTTCTCCTCAACAAGTTGCTTACTGATGACGATGATGACGACTTATGCACTTGGCGCAATCTAAGTCTCTCCACTCGATCCACCATCAAATATATAATGCTTAATCGTATGAGCCTGGAAGAGTCAGAATTCATCATGCTAGAGCTCAGTAACACCGTTTCGAAGTTGGCTGCTTCACTTCTCCCAAATAACAAATGGCCTGAATTATTTCCCTTCTTGTATCAATGCCTCACTGATGATTCAACTTCAAACAACTACTTAAAATTTTGTTCTTTCTTAGTATTTGGGATGCTAGCTGACGACATAGGCGAAACAATAGTCCCTTGCATAAAGAATTTGCACCCACTATTCCTTAATACACTGAATGATGATACCCTCTTTCTCAACGTGAGGATCGCTGCCACAAGAGCTGCGATCAGCTTCATTCAGTGTGTACCGGCCAATTCAAATGAGAATGAGTGGTTTCAAGATCTATTGCCAGGTATGATGAGGACATTGACTGACGGGTTGAGCATAGGTGATCAGGAGGATCTAGCACGGTATGTGCTGTATTTTTTTATTGAGTTGGCGAAGAATGAGCCTAGGTTCTTTAGGCGGCAACTAGTGGTTGTTGTGGGTTCAGTATCAGATATAGCAGAGGACGAGAAATTGCAAGAGAGGACAAGGCACTTGGCAGTTGAATTTTTGATAACATTGGTTGAGGCTAGGGAGAGGACACCTGGGATGATGAAGAAGTTACCGTTGTTTATTAGCAGATGTTTTACAATGTTACTGAATTTATTACTAGATATTAAGGATGACCCCGCTTGGCATAATGCCAAGGACGTGGATGATGATACAGGGACTACAAGTAACTACCATGTTGTTAAGAAGTGTTTAGAGCGGTTTTCTATTGCATTAGGAGGTAAGTCTATTAGTTATATTGCTATAGAGCAGCTGTGTGCTTATGCGGCTGCCCCAGACTGGAAGAAGCGCCATGCAGCTCTGTTTGCACTTGCTTAG